One genomic segment of Pseudomonas chlororaphis subsp. aurantiaca includes these proteins:
- a CDS encoding GNAT family N-acetyltransferase has product MDCEIRPAHEQDADAISRLIIAALQTSNAQDYPAAVIAQVRQNFSPHAVRQLLSKRQVWVAQAAGEIVGTASLDGHVVRSVFVAPERQGQGVGRQLMAELERQALGAGITQLTVPSSITAEGFYTNLGFHTLREQYHGEERTLIMQRELDQTTHNL; this is encoded by the coding sequence ATGGACTGTGAAATCCGCCCCGCCCATGAGCAGGACGCCGACGCCATCAGCCGCCTGATCATCGCCGCCCTGCAGACCAGCAACGCCCAGGACTACCCAGCCGCCGTGATCGCCCAGGTGCGGCAAAACTTCAGCCCGCACGCCGTGCGCCAGTTATTGAGCAAACGCCAGGTCTGGGTGGCCCAGGCGGCCGGCGAAATCGTCGGCACCGCCAGCCTCGACGGCCATGTAGTGCGCTCGGTCTTCGTCGCCCCGGAAAGACAAGGCCAGGGCGTCGGCCGCCAGCTGATGGCCGAGCTCGAACGCCAGGCCCTGGGCGCCGGCATTACCCAGCTGACCGTCCCCTCCTCGATCACCGCCGAAGGCTTCTACACCAACCTGGGCTTCCACACCCTGCGCGAGCAATACCACGGAGAGGAACGCACCCTGATCATGCAGCGCGAGCTAGATCAGACAACGCACAACCTGTAG